The following are from one region of the Paenalkalicoccus suaedae genome:
- the leuC gene encoding 3-isopropylmalate dehydratase large subunit — MAQPKTIIEKIWEKHIVHQEANKPDLLYIDLHLVHEVTSPQAFEGLRMKNRQVRRPDRTFATMDHNVPTIARHFISDPISRKQMETLQTNCEEFGVTLADIHHPDQGIVHVIGPELGLTHPGKTIVCGDSHTSTHGAFGALAFGIGTSEVEHVLATQTIWQAKPKTMKVQVNGKLGPGVTAKDLILAIIGKFGVRFGTGHVLEYTGEAIRDLTMEERMTICNMSIEAGARAGLISPDETTFEFLKGKRHVPKGDDYDAIVEEWKALATDEGAIYDEQVEIDAWEIEPQVTWGTNPSMCLPVSGNVPSPESATSDADREEIERALAYMGLEANQPITSIPIQHVFIGSCTNSRLSDLQRAAKIIEGKHVHEGVRALVVPGSQTVKKDAEALGLDKIFTDAGFEWRDAGCSMCLAMNDDVVPAGERCASTSNRNFEGRQGNGARTHLVAPEMAAAAAIEGKFVDVRHMMSTPV, encoded by the coding sequence ATGGCACAGCCAAAAACGATTATCGAAAAGATATGGGAAAAACATATTGTCCATCAAGAAGCAAATAAACCAGACCTACTTTATATTGATCTACATCTTGTCCACGAGGTTACCTCTCCGCAAGCATTTGAAGGCTTACGGATGAAAAATAGACAGGTACGTCGCCCTGACAGAACTTTTGCAACGATGGATCATAACGTTCCAACAATTGCTCGTCATTTCATTAGTGATCCTATTTCCAGAAAGCAAATGGAGACACTTCAAACAAACTGTGAGGAATTTGGAGTAACGCTCGCTGATATTCATCACCCTGATCAAGGTATCGTCCACGTTATTGGTCCAGAGCTTGGTCTCACGCATCCTGGTAAAACGATTGTTTGCGGTGACTCTCATACTTCTACTCACGGAGCATTTGGTGCACTTGCCTTCGGTATTGGGACATCAGAAGTAGAGCACGTGCTCGCAACGCAAACAATATGGCAGGCTAAGCCAAAGACAATGAAAGTACAGGTTAATGGAAAGTTAGGACCTGGTGTCACGGCAAAGGACTTAATTCTAGCTATTATTGGCAAGTTTGGCGTTCGCTTCGGTACAGGTCACGTGTTGGAATACACAGGTGAAGCGATTCGAGACTTAACAATGGAAGAACGTATGACGATTTGTAACATGTCGATCGAAGCTGGAGCGCGTGCCGGTCTCATTAGTCCTGACGAAACGACATTTGAGTTTCTTAAAGGAAAAAGACATGTACCTAAAGGTGATGACTACGATGCGATAGTAGAGGAATGGAAAGCTCTTGCGACAGATGAAGGTGCTATTTACGACGAGCAAGTCGAAATTGACGCTTGGGAAATTGAGCCACAGGTCACATGGGGAACAAATCCAAGCATGTGTTTACCAGTTAGTGGGAACGTCCCTTCTCCAGAGTCAGCAACATCTGACGCGGATAGAGAAGAAATTGAACGAGCACTTGCTTACATGGGGCTCGAAGCTAATCAGCCTATCACCTCTATCCCCATTCAGCACGTATTCATTGGATCCTGCACAAACTCTCGTCTAAGTGATCTACAAAGAGCGGCTAAAATCATTGAGGGGAAGCACGTTCATGAGGGTGTAAGAGCTCTTGTCGTACCTGGCTCACAAACGGTGAAAAAGGATGCAGAAGCACTTGGTCTCGATAAAATCTTTACAGATGCAGGCTTTGAATGGCGTGACGCAGGCTGTAGTATGTGTCTAGCAATGAATGACGATGTTGTTCCAGCAGGAGAGCGCTGCGCCTCCACTTCGAACCGTAACTTTGAAGGTCGTCAAGGTAATGGTGCTAGAACGCACCTAGTAGCACCCGAAATGGCTGCTGCAGCTGCAATCGAAGGTAAGTTTGTAGACGTCAGACACATGATGAGCACACCGGTCTAA
- a CDS encoding MIP/aquaporin family protein, with product MSPFLGEVFGTMILIIFGAGVVAGVVLKDTKSSGAGWIVVTAAWGLGVALGVYAVGEISGAHLNPAVTVGFALVGDFAWGDVPAYILAQMIGAMIGSTLVYFQYYAHFNKTEDQGAKLGVFATSPAIKHSPSNFFSEVLGTFVLVIGLLFIGANQFTEGLNPLIVGFLIVAIGLSLGGTTGYAINPARDLGPRIMHALLPIKDKGSSEWGYAWIPVAGPIIGGGLGSLTYVAIFEGTIQPALWIFIALFAGAVVLTMMLEKKDVDLQDKKYVVHNPTQKKV from the coding sequence ATGTCACCATTTTTAGGTGAAGTGTTTGGTACGATGATCCTTATCATTTTTGGTGCAGGGGTAGTAGCAGGTGTTGTATTGAAGGACACGAAGTCAAGTGGCGCGGGGTGGATCGTTGTCACAGCAGCATGGGGGCTTGGTGTAGCATTAGGGGTTTATGCAGTTGGTGAAATTAGTGGCGCGCATTTAAATCCAGCAGTTACAGTAGGTTTTGCTCTAGTTGGTGATTTTGCATGGGGAGATGTCCCAGCATACATCTTAGCGCAAATGATTGGAGCCATGATTGGTTCAACACTCGTTTATTTCCAGTATTATGCACACTTCAATAAAACAGAAGATCAAGGTGCGAAGCTAGGTGTCTTTGCAACATCACCAGCAATTAAGCATTCACCATCTAACTTTTTTAGTGAAGTTTTAGGTACATTCGTTCTTGTTATCGGTCTTCTTTTTATCGGGGCGAATCAGTTTACAGAAGGATTGAATCCACTTATTGTTGGTTTCTTGATTGTTGCAATCGGTTTATCTTTAGGTGGTACTACTGGTTACGCAATCAACCCAGCAAGAGACTTGGGTCCACGTATTATGCATGCGCTTTTACCAATTAAGGATAAAGGATCTTCAGAATGGGGCTATGCATGGATCCCAGTTGCTGGTCCGATTATCGGTGGTGGTCTAGGATCGCTTACGTACGTGGCAATTTTTGAAGGAACGATTCAACCAGCTTTATGGATCTTTATCGCGTTATTTGCAGGAGCTGTCGTACTTACTATGATGCTCGAAAAAAAAGACGTCGATTTACAAGACAAAAAGTACGTCGTGCATAACCCTACTCAGAAAAAAGTTTAA
- the glpK gene encoding glycerol kinase GlpK encodes MEKKYILALDQGTTSSRAILFNKAGEIVDVAQKEFKQHFPKPGWVEHNANEIWSSILSVIAEVLNNQNVSPKEIASIGITNQRETTVVWDKNTGKPIYNALVWQSRQTDGICQELKKAGHNDLFRDKTGLLIDAYFSGTKVKWLLDNVEGAREKAENGELLFGTIDTWLIWKLSGGKAHVTDYTNASRTLMYNIFDLKWDDELLDILGVPKSMLPEVKPSSGEYAKTVDYHFFGEEIPIAAAAGDQHAALFGQTCFEKGMAKNTYGTGCFMLMNTGEKPVKSEHGLLTTIAWGIDGKVEYALEGSIFVAGSAIQWLRDGLRLINNAKDTEGYATKIESTDGVYVVPAFVGLGTPYWDSDVRGAVFGITRGTEKEHFVRATLESLSYQTKDVLDAMEKDSGIALKTLRVDGGAVANNFLMQFQSDLLDVPVERPVIQETTALGVAYLAGLAVGFWESKEEVAKQWAIDKTFEPDMKEDVREDLYSGWQTAVKATMAFKR; translated from the coding sequence ATGGAAAAGAAATATATTTTAGCACTCGATCAAGGTACAACTAGTTCACGAGCTATTCTATTCAACAAAGCAGGGGAAATAGTAGATGTCGCACAAAAAGAATTTAAGCAACACTTCCCTAAGCCAGGCTGGGTAGAACATAATGCCAACGAAATTTGGTCTTCTATTCTTTCTGTTATTGCAGAAGTACTTAACAATCAAAATGTCTCTCCTAAAGAGATTGCATCGATTGGAATAACAAATCAACGTGAAACTACCGTAGTTTGGGATAAGAACACGGGAAAGCCAATCTACAACGCGTTAGTATGGCAATCTCGTCAAACAGATGGAATTTGCCAAGAGCTAAAAAAAGCAGGCCATAATGATTTATTCCGTGATAAAACTGGTCTATTAATTGACGCTTATTTCTCGGGAACGAAAGTAAAGTGGCTATTAGATAATGTAGAAGGTGCTCGAGAGAAAGCAGAGAACGGAGAGCTACTATTTGGAACAATTGATACATGGCTAATCTGGAAGCTATCTGGAGGTAAGGCGCATGTAACTGACTACACAAATGCTTCAAGAACGCTTATGTATAACATCTTTGATTTAAAATGGGACGATGAACTATTAGATATTTTAGGAGTTCCGAAGTCTATGCTTCCAGAAGTAAAGCCTTCTTCAGGAGAATATGCAAAAACAGTAGACTATCATTTCTTTGGAGAAGAGATTCCTATTGCAGCAGCAGCGGGAGACCAGCATGCGGCATTATTTGGTCAAACGTGCTTCGAAAAAGGGATGGCGAAGAATACGTATGGAACAGGTTGCTTTATGCTCATGAATACAGGAGAGAAGCCTGTAAAATCAGAGCATGGACTGTTAACAACAATTGCATGGGGGATTGATGGTAAGGTTGAATACGCGCTAGAAGGAAGTATCTTTGTAGCTGGTTCAGCGATTCAATGGCTACGCGATGGGCTTCGCCTTATTAATAACGCAAAAGACACAGAAGGCTATGCGACAAAAATTGAATCTACTGACGGTGTGTATGTTGTACCAGCGTTCGTAGGTCTTGGAACACCATATTGGGATAGCGATGTAAGAGGAGCGGTGTTTGGTATCACTCGTGGTACTGAGAAGGAGCACTTCGTACGTGCAACTCTTGAATCACTAAGCTATCAGACGAAGGACGTTTTAGATGCGATGGAAAAAGATTCTGGCATTGCTTTAAAAACACTTCGCGTTGACGGTGGGGCAGTTGCAAATAATTTCCTCATGCAGTTCCAGAGTGATCTTCTCGATGTACCAGTTGAGAGACCTGTCATTCAAGAAACAACAGCATTAGGAGTTGCTTATCTAGCAGGCCTTGCTGTTGGGTTCTGGGAAAGCAAAGAAGAAGTTGCGAAGCAGTGGGCTATTGATAAAACGTTTGAACCGGATATGAAAGAAGACGTTCGAGAAGACTTATACAGCGGTTGGCAAACTGCTGTGAAAGCAACAATGGCATTTAAGCGATAA
- a CDS encoding phospho-sugar mutase gives MDYKKHYERWNQKQEIDASIATELKAMSDDEKLLEDSFYKNLEFGTGGMRGEIGPGTNRMNVYTIRKAAQGLAEFIKEAGEDAVKRGAVIAYDNRRMSKEFAIEAAATLGQNGIKTYVFKELRPTPELSFAVRELQTFTGAMITASHNPPEYNGFKVYGEDGAQMIPEDADRLIAHVNAVADELDVHTGDPKDLEASGLLEWVLEDIDRAYFDKLQTVTIDHDLIKKHGDDLSIVFTPLHGTALKPMTEGLSQAGFTNVYVVEEQAQPDTEFSTVASPNPEEPKAFEYAIKLGKQKDADLLIATDPDADRVGLAVKNLSGDYQVLTGNQTGALLLDYLLMKKKELGTLPNNGVMIKTIVTSELGRTIADHYDVATLDVLTGFKFIGEKIREFESTSEYSFLYGYEESFGYLIEAFARDKDAIQPGILAAELAAYYKSQGLTMYEGLQALYKKYGYYFEDLASFTFKGKEGAEKIQRIMNVFRDDVVQGTLPGGVEFVEDYQRSTRTFINKDQEEVITLPKSNVLKLFLSDGSWYCLRPSGTEPKIKCYFGVQAESEALALEKLGEIKQSVLKKLEAI, from the coding sequence ATGGATTACAAGAAGCATTATGAAAGATGGAACCAGAAGCAGGAGATTGATGCATCTATTGCTACCGAGTTAAAGGCTATGTCTGATGATGAAAAACTGCTTGAGGATAGCTTTTACAAAAACTTAGAATTTGGTACAGGTGGTATGCGTGGGGAAATCGGTCCAGGCACAAACAGGATGAATGTGTATACGATCCGTAAAGCAGCGCAAGGTCTGGCAGAATTTATTAAAGAAGCTGGAGAAGACGCAGTGAAGCGTGGTGCCGTTATTGCCTATGATAATCGCAGAATGTCTAAAGAATTTGCGATTGAAGCGGCAGCGACACTTGGACAAAATGGTATTAAAACATATGTCTTTAAAGAGCTTCGCCCAACTCCAGAGCTATCTTTTGCAGTAAGAGAGCTCCAGACCTTTACGGGTGCCATGATAACAGCAAGTCATAATCCACCTGAGTACAATGGATTTAAAGTGTATGGAGAAGATGGCGCCCAAATGATCCCTGAGGACGCTGACCGACTCATCGCACACGTGAACGCAGTGGCTGATGAGTTGGATGTACATACTGGAGATCCAAAGGATCTAGAAGCATCTGGTCTCTTAGAATGGGTGCTCGAAGATATTGATCGTGCTTATTTTGATAAACTCCAAACAGTGACAATTGATCATGATCTTATTAAAAAACATGGAGATGATCTGTCTATCGTTTTTACACCACTTCATGGAACGGCGTTAAAGCCAATGACAGAGGGACTTTCTCAAGCAGGTTTTACGAACGTTTATGTGGTGGAAGAGCAAGCCCAGCCAGATACAGAATTCAGTACGGTAGCATCGCCAAATCCTGAAGAGCCTAAAGCATTTGAATATGCGATTAAGCTAGGTAAGCAAAAGGATGCCGACTTATTAATTGCTACAGACCCAGACGCAGACCGAGTGGGGCTTGCGGTTAAGAATCTGTCAGGAGACTATCAAGTTCTCACAGGTAACCAAACAGGAGCACTTCTACTCGATTACCTTTTGATGAAGAAAAAAGAGCTTGGAACGCTTCCTAACAATGGTGTTATGATTAAAACTATCGTAACATCTGAGCTTGGTCGCACAATTGCTGATCACTATGATGTTGCAACCTTAGATGTTCTAACTGGATTTAAATTTATTGGAGAAAAGATTCGTGAGTTTGAATCAACTTCCGAGTATAGCTTCTTATACGGATACGAAGAGAGCTTTGGCTATTTAATCGAAGCGTTTGCCCGCGATAAAGATGCTATTCAGCCAGGAATTTTAGCAGCCGAACTCGCGGCTTACTATAAGTCGCAAGGTCTTACTATGTATGAAGGCTTACAAGCATTATATAAAAAATACGGATATTATTTTGAAGACCTTGCTTCCTTTACATTTAAAGGAAAAGAGGGTGCTGAAAAAATACAGCGTATTATGAACGTTTTTCGAGACGATGTTGTTCAAGGTACACTTCCGGGCGGTGTCGAATTCGTAGAAGATTATCAACGTTCGACTCGAACATTTATTAATAAAGATCAAGAAGAAGTCATTACTCTTCCAAAGTCAAATGTCTTGAAACTCTTCTTGAGTGACGGGTCTTGGTATTGTTTAAGACCTTCTGGAACAGAACCAAAAATTAAGTGTTATTTTGGTGTTCAGGCAGAGTCGGAAGCTCTAGCTTTAGAAAAGCTCGGGGAGATCAAACAAAGCGTGCTTAAGAAGCTTGAAGCAATTTAA
- a CDS encoding glycerol-3-phosphate dehydrogenase/oxidase has product MVKPFSAMQRERYLEEMSKRELDILIVGGGITGAGIALDATARGLKTGLVEMQDFAAGTSSRSTKLVHGGLRYLKQLEFKIVAETGQERAIVYENAPHVTKPEWMLLPIVQGGTYGKLATSVGLKVYDTLAGVKRHEKRNMLNKKETLNMEPLLREDKLKGGGYYVEYKTDDARLTLEIMKEAVHRGALAVNYAKAEELLYENGKVVGARITDHRSGKTYDIHAKQVVNAAGPWVDDLREKDKSKKGKYLHLTKGVHIVLDSSRFPLKQAVYFDTEDGRMCFAIPRQGKTYVGTTDTHYKADIATPRMTEADIDYLIDATNYMFPTVKVTRGDVESSWSGLRPLIHEEGKSASEISRKDEIFESDSGLLSIAGGKLTGYRKMAERIVDIVAKKQGNKKKCTTDKIKLSGGDIGGSAKLSSFVQNAVDAGTTLGFTLDEAERLATLYGSNVSRVYEIAETSGEEGKLYGLPVSVFSSLLYGIEEEMVYSPIDFFNRRTSALFFDIDFVQKYKDNVIKYMANRFQWTEDQIDFHVTMLEEEIYYAKNPVETKEKN; this is encoded by the coding sequence ATGGTAAAACCATTTTCAGCGATGCAACGAGAGCGTTATTTAGAGGAGATGTCTAAGCGTGAACTTGATATTTTAATAGTTGGTGGAGGAATCACCGGAGCTGGTATCGCCTTAGATGCGACTGCACGAGGTCTTAAAACAGGGTTGGTTGAAATGCAGGATTTTGCTGCTGGGACATCAAGTCGTTCAACGAAGCTCGTACACGGTGGACTACGTTATTTAAAGCAATTAGAATTTAAGATCGTAGCAGAAACAGGGCAAGAGCGTGCGATTGTTTATGAGAATGCTCCTCACGTAACGAAGCCCGAGTGGATGCTGTTACCAATCGTTCAAGGTGGGACGTATGGAAAACTTGCTACATCAGTTGGGTTAAAAGTGTATGACACATTAGCAGGTGTTAAACGTCATGAAAAACGTAATATGTTGAATAAAAAAGAAACGCTAAATATGGAACCATTATTACGAGAAGATAAACTTAAGGGCGGCGGCTATTACGTTGAATATAAAACGGATGACGCTCGTCTTACGCTCGAAATTATGAAGGAAGCCGTCCATAGAGGTGCGTTAGCTGTTAACTATGCAAAAGCAGAAGAATTACTCTATGAAAATGGGAAAGTAGTCGGAGCTAGAATTACGGATCATAGAAGTGGCAAAACCTATGATATCCATGCAAAACAGGTAGTAAACGCTGCGGGCCCGTGGGTAGACGATCTTCGTGAAAAAGATAAGTCTAAAAAAGGTAAATATCTTCATCTTACAAAAGGCGTCCATATCGTATTAGATTCATCACGCTTCCCATTAAAGCAAGCCGTTTACTTTGATACAGAAGATGGACGTATGTGTTTTGCAATCCCAAGGCAAGGGAAGACATATGTCGGCACGACAGATACACATTACAAAGCAGACATTGCTACTCCTAGAATGACGGAAGCAGATATTGATTATTTAATTGATGCAACAAACTATATGTTCCCAACTGTAAAGGTCACTCGTGGCGACGTAGAATCTAGCTGGTCTGGATTACGCCCGCTTATCCATGAAGAGGGTAAGAGTGCCTCAGAAATTTCACGTAAAGACGAAATCTTTGAATCAGACTCGGGTCTTTTATCAATCGCCGGAGGTAAACTCACAGGCTATCGTAAAATGGCTGAGAGAATCGTCGATATTGTAGCTAAAAAGCAAGGAAATAAGAAAAAGTGTACAACAGATAAGATTAAGCTTTCGGGTGGAGATATTGGCGGATCAGCGAAGCTATCCTCCTTCGTTCAGAATGCTGTAGATGCAGGCACCACTCTAGGCTTTACGTTAGATGAAGCGGAGAGACTAGCAACTCTATATGGCTCAAACGTGTCTCGAGTCTATGAGATTGCAGAAACATCTGGAGAAGAAGGAAAGCTATACGGCTTGCCTGTAAGTGTTTTTAGTTCACTTCTATATGGAATTGAAGAAGAAATGGTATATTCACCAATTGATTTCTTTAACCGTCGCACGAGCGCGCTGTTCTTTGATATTGATTTTGTTCAAAAATATAAAGATAACGTAATTAAATACATGGCGAATCGCTTCCAATGGACAGAAGATCAGATTGATTTCCATGTAACAATGTTAGAGGAAGAGATCTATTACGCGAAGAATCCAGTTGAAACGAAAGAAAAAAATTAA
- the leuD gene encoding 3-isopropylmalate dehydratase small subunit → MEPIRQHTGLVYPLNRSNIDTDQIIPKQFLKRIERQGFGQFLFYNWRFHDDGSLREDFTLNQPKYEGASILVAGENFGCGSSREHAPWSLQDFGFKVIIAPSFADIFYNNCSKNGILPIVLSEEKVAELVKKAENQSYQLEVDLEAEEIRDNEGFSASFTLVPYLREMLLNGWDEIAVTLTHDDKIAAFEEKRSETVSS, encoded by the coding sequence ATGGAACCAATTAGACAGCACACCGGTTTAGTCTATCCGCTAAACCGCTCAAACATTGACACGGACCAAATTATTCCTAAGCAATTCCTTAAGCGAATTGAACGCCAGGGCTTCGGTCAATTTCTCTTTTATAACTGGCGTTTTCATGACGATGGTTCACTCCGTGAGGACTTCACTCTGAATCAACCGAAGTATGAGGGTGCATCCATCTTAGTAGCTGGTGAGAACTTCGGCTGTGGCTCCTCACGTGAGCACGCACCATGGTCCTTACAGGACTTCGGATTTAAAGTCATTATTGCGCCAAGTTTTGCTGATATCTTTTATAATAACTGCTCTAAAAATGGGATCCTACCGATCGTTTTATCAGAAGAAAAAGTAGCTGAGTTAGTTAAAAAAGCAGAGAATCAAAGCTATCAGTTAGAAGTAGATTTAGAAGCAGAAGAAATTCGAGATAATGAAGGCTTTAGCGCCTCCTTCACACTTGTTCCTTACCTTCGCGAGATGCTGTTAAACGGTTGGGATGAAATTGCTGTTACATTAACACACGATGATAAAATTGCTGCATTTGAAGAAAAACGATCAGAGACGGTATCTTCTTAA
- a CDS encoding glycerol-3-phosphate responsive antiterminator has translation MLEGIDTKVLPAIRNLKDIDKALKTNSPYVILLNTHIGQIKSLVKTIQRSDKKVLMHADLVQGLKSDEYAAQFLCQDIKPDGLISTRKSVLLTAKKANLITIQRLFLLDSIALESSYQMMKTINPDCVEILPGIIPHIISEVSRETKIPVIAGGLIRSKEEVQAACNAGATAVTTSNRELWE, from the coding sequence ATGTTAGAGGGAATAGACACCAAGGTATTACCAGCAATTCGAAACTTAAAGGATATCGATAAGGCATTAAAGACGAATAGCCCTTACGTGATTTTGTTGAACACGCACATCGGACAAATAAAAAGTCTTGTCAAAACGATCCAACGTAGTGATAAAAAAGTATTGATGCACGCTGACTTAGTCCAGGGATTAAAGAGTGATGAGTACGCAGCGCAGTTTTTATGTCAGGATATTAAGCCTGATGGATTAATTTCTACACGAAAAAGCGTTTTACTTACGGCAAAGAAGGCTAATTTAATAACTATACAACGTCTGTTTTTGCTCGATTCCATTGCACTTGAGTCAAGCTATCAAATGATGAAAACGATTAATCCTGACTGTGTAGAGATCTTACCAGGGATTATTCCGCACATTATTTCGGAAGTATCTAGAGAGACAAAGATTCCAGTCATAGCAGGAGGATTAATTCGTTCGAAGGAAGAGGTTCAGGCAGCCTGCAACGCTGGAGCTACTGCCGTCACTACATCTAACCGTGAATTGTGGGAGTAA
- a CDS encoding peptide chain release factor 3 — translation MSNVLPRKTFAIISHPDAGKTTLTEKVLLLGGGIRSAGTVKGKKSGKFATSDWMEIEKQRGISVTSSVMQLHYKDVQINILDTPGHEDFSEDTYRTLTAVDTAVMVIDSVKGIEAQTLKLFKVCRMRGIPILTFINKLDREGKEPLDLLAEIEETLEMETYPMNWPIGMGKRLSGIYSIPDDTVEVYNEDHERTVIPYKEATQLADHERETLEEEIMLLEEAGNEFTMEKVQNGELTPVFFGSALSSFGVQSFLDQFVKLAAEPQPRRASGELVAPDNKDFSGFVFKIQANMNPNHRDRIAFLRVCSGSFERGMEVVLSRTGKKMKLNQSSSFFASERETVDAAMPGDIVGLYDSGNFKVGDTICTGQDRIQYEEMPQFPPEKFAKITAKNALKHKQYHKGIEQLVQEGTIQLYKTPYFEDYIIGAVGDLQFQVFEYRMKNEYNVDIEFSYMSHELARWVTKGELKDNMTDSRKMLVEDQQKRPVLLFENEFALRWFQDKNPDLQLATGWDILE, via the coding sequence ATGAGCAATGTCTTACCAAGAAAAACATTTGCAATTATTTCTCACCCTGACGCCGGAAAAACGACACTGACAGAAAAAGTACTTTTACTCGGTGGTGGAATTCGTAGTGCAGGTACAGTAAAAGGTAAAAAATCAGGCAAGTTTGCCACTTCTGACTGGATGGAAATTGAGAAACAGCGCGGAATCTCTGTTACATCCAGTGTGATGCAACTTCATTATAAAGACGTACAAATCAATATATTAGATACCCCAGGACACGAGGACTTCAGTGAAGATACGTATCGTACACTAACTGCAGTAGATACTGCTGTCATGGTTATTGATAGCGTAAAAGGAATTGAGGCACAGACGTTAAAACTATTTAAGGTTTGTCGTATGAGAGGAATTCCTATTCTTACGTTTATCAATAAGCTTGACCGTGAAGGAAAAGAGCCGTTAGACCTTTTAGCCGAAATCGAAGAAACACTTGAAATGGAAACATACCCAATGAATTGGCCAATCGGAATGGGAAAACGTCTAAGCGGTATTTATAGCATCCCAGACGATACTGTCGAGGTATATAACGAGGATCACGAACGAACAGTTATACCTTATAAAGAAGCTACTCAATTAGCAGATCACGAGCGCGAAACACTCGAAGAAGAAATCATGCTTTTAGAAGAAGCAGGGAATGAATTTACGATGGAAAAGGTGCAAAACGGAGAATTAACACCTGTTTTCTTCGGTAGTGCTCTATCAAGCTTTGGCGTTCAGTCGTTCTTAGATCAATTCGTTAAGCTTGCTGCTGAGCCTCAACCAAGACGTGCTTCAGGAGAGCTTGTTGCTCCTGATAATAAAGACTTCAGTGGATTTGTCTTTAAAATCCAAGCGAATATGAATCCAAATCACCGTGATCGTATTGCGTTCTTACGTGTATGTTCTGGCTCCTTCGAGCGTGGTATGGAAGTGGTACTATCGCGCACTGGTAAAAAGATGAAGCTTAACCAATCCTCTTCTTTCTTTGCATCTGAAAGAGAAACAGTTGATGCAGCTATGCCAGGAGATATTGTAGGTCTCTACGATTCTGGTAACTTCAAAGTTGGAGACACCATTTGTACTGGACAAGATCGTATTCAATACGAAGAAATGCCTCAGTTCCCACCTGAGAAATTTGCCAAAATCACGGCAAAAAATGCATTGAAGCACAAGCAGTATCACAAAGGGATTGAGCAATTAGTACAAGAGGGTACGATTCAATTGTATAAGACTCCATATTTCGAGGATTATATTATTGGTGCCGTCGGTGATCTGCAGTTCCAAGTATTTGAATACCGAATGAAAAACGAATATAACGTCGATATTGAGTTCTCCTATATGAGCCACGAGCTTGCCCGCTGGGTAACGAAAGGCGAATTAAAGGACAATATGACGGATAGTCGCAAAATGCTTGTAGAAGACCAGCAGAAGCGCCCTGTTCTCTTGTTTGAGAATGAATTTGCTCTGCGATGGTTCCAAGATAAGAATCCAGATCTACAACTTGCTACTGGCTGGGATATTCTTGAATAG
- a CDS encoding aspartyl-phosphate phosphatase Spo0E family protein, whose protein sequence is MRKDDLTAQIERKRKEMMELANKHGFTSSKALELSQDLDQLINLRIKESHPSNKQDDPLKETPLLP, encoded by the coding sequence ATGAGGAAGGATGATTTAACTGCACAGATTGAAAGGAAGCGAAAAGAAATGATGGAGTTAGCTAACAAACACGGCTTTACCTCGTCGAAGGCTTTAGAGCTTAGCCAAGATCTAGATCAACTAATCAATCTTCGTATTAAAGAATCTCATCCCTCTAATAAGCAAGACGATCCACTGAAAGAGACACCGTTATTGCCTTAA